The genomic region ACACTCACAAGACCACCAGTCAATAAAGCCGTGGTTATTATTGAGATCGTGATCGATCGCACGGCGATCCTCCTAGGCTGGAGAGTAACCACTGGATCTAAAGAAGTTCCGCGTTCTCGAATCTCGCCTGTAGTGGGGGGCGGAGCATCCTGCTCGGGCGTAAAGGGGACTGACTCCGTGGTCTGAGCTATACTCGTTGGTTGTTCGGCCGTTGCCACTCCTGCGAGAGCGATAAGAACCAAGAAGATTCCTGCAGCGATCAAAGTTGAGAAGCTATGAAGTCTCGGTTGCATGGACATCTCGTTTTCTGATGAGGCGTTCGTCCTCTCTTTTCCTGCCAGACCCGGTTGCCCATTAGTCGAACGAAAGACACGATAGGTTCATGACGTGTGCGCAGGCGATGTTTACTTAGACTCAGGCCCTGTTCCGGATGGATTAGCCATCCCGCCATCCGGCTGCTCACCCTCGACTCCGCGACGCTGAATCGTTCCGGCCGGCGCGGGCACTCGACTGGGGGGAGGAGTTTTCGGCTGCAGCTGCGGCAGCTCCCCTAGACTCTGAGCGGCGGAAGTACACGTCGGCAACGGGTAATTCGGCAAGCATTTCTGGCAATTGGCCAATTTCCCTGGGGTGAATGTTTTCCCCCCATCCACGGTGAACCTACAGTCCTTGCCATTCGACATGCAGTTTGTCGTCATTGCCCAAGTCAGCTCCTTCGCGCTGCCACTGGAAGCCGTACAGGAACACTTGCAATGGGTAGTACTGAACTCCGGAGGGAGTGCGACACTGACCGCTGCCGTTCCCACCAGCATGGTGAGGCCCAGGGTCCCGACCACGAACACTTTCACGATCGCTCTCATCGCTCTCCTCCTTGTGATTCTTGGTTCTATTGCGGTTGATACTCGCCTTTCTCTATGACCTCTTTCATTCACATGACGCTCTTTTAGCCGTTATGCGAGCATGCAGATCACTTCCCATCCTTCACACGGGCTATCAGATCCTTCAATCCTTTTACATCCAGGGCTCCTGGCACGAGTTCCGTCCCGACAATGAAACCTGGCGTACCCGAAATACCGAGTTCCCGCGCCAAGGCACGGTTCCGGTCGATCACCGTCTGCCATTCCGGGTTAGCCATATCGGTATCGAGACGCTTGGCATCCAAACCAACCTCGCCGGCCACGCGCAGCAATTCATCCCTCGTCATCTCATTCTTAGTGGCCAGCAGCGCTTCGTGAAAGGCCTGATGCTTTCCCTGCGCATTGGCGGAGAGGGCGGCTTTCGCGGCCAGTTCGGACGGTTCACCTAAGATGGGGAAGTCCTTGTACACCACCCGCACGCTTGGGTCTTCTTTCTGGAGTTGGGTCACGGCACCGGCGGCTCGCTTGCAAAATCCGCAACGATAGTCAAAGAATTCGATGAGCGTGACCTGACCGTTGGGATTGCCGCTTACAGGCGAACTGGCATCATGCAGGAGTTCCTTCTGCCGATTGGCGAGGGCCACCTTTTGCCGCGCTCGCTCTGCGGTCTCTCGCTTGGTTTCCAATTCTTGGAGCGACTGCTCGATCACTTCCGGATGCGCGCGAATGTATTGTTCGATTGCCTTGTCGAGCGTCTGTTGAGAGGCAGGGTTGGGTACAGCGGATGAATCGTTCAAGGAGGTACATCCGGTGACTGCGACTGCAAGCAATAGCAATGTGAGACGGCAAAACGGCGATACCTGTGCGCACACTTGTGTCATGGATGAAGCTCCTGTTGTGTAGATGGATCGGCGACCGTTGGAATAGGACATTGTACGTCTGACGTAGTCGTGGACAACCGCGCAAACCTGCTCAGCATGGTCCGGGGGCGTGCGGTCGATGGACGCGCATCGTCGCAATCGGGATTCTCGTCCGGCTGCTGCGGCCGTATCGTGCCGCTCAGTGCATCTTCCGTGTACGGTGGGGCTGGAGAGGCGGGTGAAAGATTCTGCAATGACGATTGCGGCGCATCAACCCTCTGCTCTGCCGCATGCGCGACGGATGGACCCACCGCGAGCCCGACGGTCATCATGACCACCAACAGCCCTTGCATCAATCCCTCCGTTTTCTGATCCGGCGATTCCGATCGCATCTGTGCGGTCAGTCGAATGGGCGATCCGGAAGGTTCAACGGAAAAAGACGAGTGGGGAAGGAGATGGACTGGGGGGTCGTCGGACCGTCTGACTCTCAAGGCATCCCTCCATGCCGCCGAGCCGCTCGACCGGTCGAACAACGAGCGCTGTACGTAATCGGGGAGTGCAGGATATGCGAGAACGACTCGTCCGGTCAATCACGGAATGGCAAATACCAGCTATTTTTCAAAGTGGCGAGAGGGCTGGTCACCGGTAACGAGCAGTCGGCACATAAGTGCCATTTTTCTCTGCAGATGATGGTCTCTCAGCGGTGTGGTTCTGCCGGGGGCTTGTGTCGGCTACAAGGAATTGGCGGCAGGAACCCGGCTTTAGGCTCGGACAGTCACATGTTGAGAAGTTCCTCGTTTCGGTGGAGCCCCCAACGTCATCCAGCGCACGTGCATAAATGGCCAGATGGTCCTGGAAAAGCGTTGTGACCGGCACGAAACGGTTACATGTCTACCTAAAACAGCGGCGATTCGATCCGCCGCCGCTACTCTCAGAATCGTCCGACCGCCTTCTGTGCCAGTGCCTTTAACTTGTCTTCATCACCCGCCGTTTCATGGAGCGACAGTTTGACTGTGGCGCTACCTTTTTTGATGAAAATATCTACATAGTCGAGTCCGTGCATTCCACGATTCATGAACGCGTCATCGCCAAGTCCCTTTAACTGGACCGGCTTTTTGGCTAACTTGCGGGCGCGATCGATGCCGCTGGCTGGAAACACCCAGATTTCAAAAGCATCCTTCCCGTTCGCAAACTCATAGTTGCACCAGGCTGCTTCGCCCTCCTGGCCGCTCTTGGGCGCCTCTTTCAATTTGCCGATAATTTGTTCCACCTCGGCAATTGTAACGATCTTGCAGGGCTCGATTGCAGGAGGTGCGGCAAGCACCAATGAACTGACCCAGATGCCCATCATGAAGACAGATACAACAAAAATGCTCAAGTAATGAACCACGCGAATCATGCGGCCTCCTCTCATGGCTGTTTTCCTTCCTATTGGGTTGATTGAGAGTCTGATGATGGGAGAGTTTCCCTGGCTTTGCGATCACGTTGAACTTCCAGCCCCCTCCTATCGACATACTGGACATGAAAGCCGTTCAGCCTGGTCTCCAAGGAGGTGTTTCATGTGGATCATCACCGTGTCGCTCGCTTTATTAGTCATCCTGGCTATTGCTTCCGCGTTAGTGAAGCCCAGGGAAGCGGAGTAAGTCCGGCCAGAATTCATTTCGCTATCTTCTCCATCGGTTCATCCGTCGACCGTGTAACGACACCGAATGAAGGTTGGGGTGGACGAGGACTGGGCGAAGGAGCCACCATTGGAGCCGAAACCGGTGAACCGTCGCCCATGCGATCCTCAACGACCGGCTGAGATTGCTTGCCTAGAAAATTGGTCACGATCACGTGCAACGTTCCGGGATTCATGTCGCGACACTCATCGTCCTTGGAAGGTGTCGCCGGCGATGTCTCATCGCAAGTTTGAACCGGTCTCGGCGAGGTGGATGGTCGCACTGAAGTCTGCTTGGTCCCGCCAGAGTGGGGAGCGAATGGCGCCGGCTGCGGCCCCAACCGTAAGAGTCCTCCGTTCGGGAGCAGGAAGCGGCTGGGTGCGAGAACGGGAGAGGTGCCGCGCGCGCGCACGTCACTTGTCTGCGCAATCGCATAGCGCGCCCGGCCGTCGGGCTCCAGGAGCAGCAACAGCTGACCGTTTTGCGACTCGGATGGCAGCCAGAGAAGCGCTGTTCCCGTAATGCTGCCATCGTAGACGGCCGGGTTGGAGGCCACGGTGAAACTCGGAGGGCCGCCATCCGGTTGGATGAGTTGCAGTTGATCGTGCTCGTCCACCACTGCGTATTCCCCGGCCGGCACCGTCACCGTGCCTTTCTTGGTTGCGACGAACCGTGCTTGGCTGTCGAGAATCAGGGTCGGAGGAACGGCCGGCTCCGCCTCTCCTTCGACGCCGCGCGGAACGACGCCGAATGCGCGCTGGGGCGACGGGGTAGGTGCTGGCTGGGTCGCAGTCTTCTGCGTGGTGGACGGCACATCGATTTTGACCACCGTCCTCTGCGGCAAGCCACCGAGCTGAATCTGAAAGTTTGAGTTGGGGTAGGGAATTGGAACCGGGCTCGAAGGGGGCGGGGTCTTCACTACCAGAGGACTGGTCGAGATGGCGTTCTGTGTTCTAGTCGATCCCGTATTCAACGGCTGCACCTGGGGCATGGCCGGCTTGGTTTGAGGAATCGGCGTTCCGGAGACGACGGACCCGCTCGTCCGAGGGGTTTGCTGGAGTGGAGGCACCTTTAAAGACGGAGGTGTACCCGAAGGGACGGATTCGGTCGGTGGATAGACCTCCTGGCGATCGTCAGGGAAGATGATCGTGATGGTGCCGTCGGGATAAATGCGAATACGTGTCTTGTCCGGAAGCTGGACTTCCGCAGCCTTGCTTCCCGAGTCGGGGTGCCCTTGGTTTGGCAGGAGGGTTGAGAGCGAGGCCCCGGAAGGGAATATGGTCGTCGAATGGCCGATGGCTCCGACACCGTTGGTGTAGATCACCGTCCCATCCGGCAGTGTCGTCACGGTATCCCCAGATGGAGAAATGAGTGTATTCGTTCCATCGGGTTGCGTGACGGATTGTCCCATTCCGTTCGGACGCTCCGTCACCCGGCCGGTCGTCGGAAGCGAGATGCGTAGGTTAACCTCGAGGCCGATCGTGATCTTGGTGCCATCTGGCAGTCGATTCGTCGCCCCTCCGTCGGGGTTCGTCGTGATCGTGCCGCCGCGGGGCAGTTGCGTATGCGTCGTTCCATCGGGATAGACCGTGTAGGTCACCCCTTCCGGCAATCTCGTAATCAACGTCCCATCCGGCTTTTTCGTCACGGTGGACCCGCCCGGCAGTTGCGACCGGATGGATCCGTCAGCGAGTTTGGTTTTGATGATCGTCGTTGCGGAGGCTTCCGGCAGAAGCCCGTTCCATGTTTGGCAGGCCAGTAGGATGATCATGAGTGACAGGCGGGAGAGTGCATGAATCAGTCTAGATGGTGGGAATAGATGCATCATGGCCTCCGTGGGACCCGTCATTTTGGCTGCTCCGCCGATTCGTCGGCGGCTTCCACTCCGCGAGGGATCACGAATGCTCCGGGTGGCGGAGAAGATGCGGCGCCGCTGCCCGGCCCGTCCAGATTACGTTGCGTACCCAACGGCTGCCCGCCATTCCCTGGTTGAGGCGTGCTCAACGTCGATCCGGGCGGCGGTCCTGTCATGGTCGTGCCGGAGGGGCTTCCCGGAATGACGACCGCACCCGTCTGGTTCGGTACGGGCACTGAAGCGCCAGTCAGAGGCTTGACCGGAGGAGGAGCCGACGTGAACGAATCGGAGGCAGCTGGAAGCTCGAGCGTGATCTCCTGCTTCGTCAACGCGACGGCAAGATCGGTGGTCCCTCGCTGCCCCGACGCGTAGATACTGAATGACATCTGCCAGCGCAGATCGGTATTGACCGGCACGTCGACGTACGGGTCGATGGTCGCACGCGGAGTCGGGTTAGGGTTCGGTCCGGAAATTCTGAGGTCGGCCACCTGATCGATGACGATTCTCGCCTCCAGTGCGGAATGCTGCAGATCCTTCCCTGAGGATTGTCCGGCGATCTCACCAACCACCCGAACCCGCATCTTCTCTGCTGCCCTTGCCCCAGGTTTGGAGATGCGCAACGTAGATTGCGCGTTGAATTGCTGTCGCCAGCTTCCTGATCCCTTGTCTTGAGGCGGTCCGGAAAAACGGAGGCCGAGAACCTGTTTCTCGTTCTGCGACAAGGGGACGGACAACCGGATCAATGTCCCGTAGCCGCGCATGGCACCTTGGGGAGTCCCTGGTGAGCCGGCTCGTGTGCGTATGTCCAGCGGCTCACTGTCATCGATGCGGGCGTATCGCTGGTCGATATTGGACAGCCAGCGCATCGCATAGCCATATTTACCGGTACCTAAGAATCCCTTGTCCTGAACTGGTTCCCTATCAAGGGCGTCTCGCCACACGATGGTGGCACCGTTCCAGTATCCTATGGCAGGGTTGGACCGCTCGCCTCTTACCGTCGATCCTGCCATGGAATAGGCAGCGGGAGTGGCATACTGCTGCGGCACCTGGAACTCAACGGCAGCGGCCAGACAGACGACAAGACCGGTCCAGATGACAACGGACAAACAGACAAACATACGGAGCAAACGGGGAAGCCGCGCAGTCTGCCGCGACGGTGGAAGCGTCATGGTGTTTTGCCCTCCGGTCGAAAAGAATGATCCGCCGGTTGACCGTCCTCGGTTTCGTCGGGGCCTTCGACGCCGCGCATACGAATCATTCCCGAGGACGAACTCGATCCTTGTGACGGAGGGGCGGTGACGGCCGGTGGACGGACCATCGGGGCGGCGCTTCCCTGCGGCGCGGCCTGTACGGCCGATGACGGTAAGGGAACCGTCTGCGGGATGGGGGATGCTTGCTTCTTGGATTGTGTCGGTTGGGTCAAAAATAATTTGAATTGTACGGGGAAACTCCAGGGACCCGGCACCGCTTTGCCGCTGGCCCGCGCACGGATCTCCCAACGTCCCGCATTTCCCCGCGTGACTGCCTGGTCCACCTGGTAGCCCTGAAGCAATTTCGACGTCTCCACGGCAAAAACATTCGGGACGTTGGATTGGTTGGCGGGCGCATCGAGCCACCTGAATTCCAGTTCCGTCATCTGTGTTGCCCCGGTTTTTGGCGCATCCGCCTTGAGGAAGAGTTGGCCCTGCTGCACGAGGGCATTCCGTACGGGATTGGTAATCGTGAACATGTCGTCGGTCGGGCCCAGGACCCCTGGGATCCGTTTAGTCCCCGCAACCGGCGAATTCACTCGAAGATATTGCGCATGCAATCGTTGCCGATCGGCAGGGGCAATCATGTTCTCGGTTTTGGGAAAGTTGAGTGTCTGCAACTCCGGAACGACGACCCGCAAGTCCTCCGGGATCGATACACCGACGATGCGACAGCTGGCTGCCTCGGGCTGCAACCACGGATCTTGTTTGCAGCGCCCGGTCCAGAACATGAAAATGCGGCCGCCCGGCGCTCGGACGGGAATGAACGGTTCGTATCCTGTCATGGCGATTGACTCGGATGCATTCGGCTTTTGGGGGTCGGTCTCGGAGGGACTCCATGAGGCTTCCAACCGGTATTGAAGCTGAGCGCCGGGCTTTTGTGGGCTGGTGCAGATCCCGTCGAACGAGTACTTCGCGGTTCCCTTCGGACTACTGAAAAACTGTGATTGTCCCGTGAATCGTGGTGGAGTGCATGTCGTGGGAATCGGTGGTTCGTCTGGCGTGAGCTGGAGTTCTTTGCCCAAAGGGAAAGAACGAATCGGGGATCCGACCATGCCGGCCAAGAAAACGGCCATGCCGATGGCGACGAATCTTCGCCGAGATGACGACCGAAAACGCATGGTCATGCCTCCTTCCGATATGCGGACTCATCTGTGCTCATGACCATTTCCTTCTGAGCAGTGTGGATCAGTCATGGCCTCTTGTCCGTCTCGATGGGCTGATCCGAAGTCTCATGGCGTTCCGTGCCGGGTCCCAATCGTCTGTCCGATGGAGAAGTTTCTGAAGGTCTGCGCGGCGTGTCGGTCGCCATCGCCTGAATCGGCA from Nitrospira japonica harbors:
- a CDS encoding DsbA family protein, coding for MTQVCAQVSPFCRLTLLLLAVAVTGCTSLNDSSAVPNPASQQTLDKAIEQYIRAHPEVIEQSLQELETKRETAERARQKVALANRQKELLHDASSPVSGNPNGQVTLIEFFDYRCGFCKRAAGAVTQLQKEDPSVRVVYKDFPILGEPSELAAKAALSANAQGKHQAFHEALLATKNEMTRDELLRVAGEVGLDAKRLDTDMANPEWQTVIDRNRALARELGISGTPGFIVGTELVPGALDVKGLKDLIARVKDGK
- a CDS encoding T-complex 10 C-terminal domain-containing protein, with amino-acid sequence MTGPTEAMMHLFPPSRLIHALSRLSLMIILLACQTWNGLLPEASATTIIKTKLADGSIRSQLPGGSTVTKKPDGTLITRLPEGVTYTVYPDGTTHTQLPRGGTITTNPDGGATNRLPDGTKITIGLEVNLRISLPTTGRVTERPNGMGQSVTQPDGTNTLISPSGDTVTTLPDGTVIYTNGVGAIGHSTTIFPSGASLSTLLPNQGHPDSGSKAAEVQLPDKTRIRIYPDGTITIIFPDDRQEVYPPTESVPSGTPPSLKVPPLQQTPRTSGSVVSGTPIPQTKPAMPQVQPLNTGSTRTQNAISTSPLVVKTPPPSSPVPIPYPNSNFQIQLGGLPQRTVVKIDVPSTTQKTATQPAPTPSPQRAFGVVPRGVEGEAEPAVPPTLILDSQARFVATKKGTVTVPAGEYAVVDEHDQLQLIQPDGGPPSFTVASNPAVYDGSITGTALLWLPSESQNGQLLLLLEPDGRARYAIAQTSDVRARGTSPVLAPSRFLLPNGGLLRLGPQPAPFAPHSGGTKQTSVRPSTSPRPVQTCDETSPATPSKDDECRDMNPGTLHVIVTNFLGKQSQPVVEDRMGDGSPVSAPMVAPSPSPRPPQPSFGVVTRSTDEPMEKIAK